A window of the Polaribacter sp. HaHaR_3_91 genome harbors these coding sequences:
- a CDS encoding DUF4369 domain-containing protein yields MKKIITLLVLSILITACSYKKEGNMTVQGKIKGLKKGTLYLQKMKDTLLVSVDSVKLLGSDKFTLTDNVESPVLYYLTFDGNTSDKRILFFGEKGIITINDNVEKFGYTPEITGSKNQEILDKYNKIKSKFQDQRLEFIKKDFDAKKANDQELITQLEKDYQNISKRRVLFTTNFALTNADYEVAPYIGLTEMYDASLKMLDTVNNSLSDKVKNSDYGKRFQEYLISIKEK; encoded by the coding sequence ATGAAGAAAATTATTACGCTTTTAGTCCTATCAATTTTAATTACAGCATGTTCTTATAAAAAAGAAGGAAATATGACTGTGCAAGGGAAAATTAAAGGTCTTAAGAAAGGGACTCTATACCTTCAAAAAATGAAAGATACACTATTAGTATCTGTAGATTCAGTAAAATTGCTAGGTAGCGATAAATTTACTTTAACGGATAATGTGGAATCTCCTGTATTATATTATTTAACATTTGACGGAAATACAAGTGATAAAAGAATTTTATTTTTTGGTGAAAAAGGAATTATTACCATTAACGATAATGTAGAAAAGTTTGGATATACTCCAGAAATAACAGGATCTAAAAATCAAGAAATTTTAGATAAGTATAATAAAATTAAAAGTAAATTTCAAGATCAGCGATTAGAATTTATCAAAAAAGATTTTGATGCTAAAAAAGCAAACGATCAAGAATTAATTACACAATTAGAAAAAGACTATCAAAATATTTCAAAAAGAAGAGTTTTATTTACTACTAATTTTGCACTTACAAATGCAGACTATGAAGTTGCACCTTATATTGGTTTAACAGAAATGTATGATGCTAGTCTAAAAATGTTAGATACAGTAAATAATTCTTTATCAGATAAAGTAAAAAACTCTGATTATGGAAAACGTTTTCAAGAATACTTAATTTCTATCAAGGAAAAATAG
- a CDS encoding citrate synthase — MSDTAKLQIGDKTYEFPLVKGTENEVAIDIKTLRGATNGIITIDPGYKNTGSCESAITFLDGEKGILRYRGYSIEELAEKADFLEVSYALIFGNLPTKAELEKFHNDIRDHSLVDDDVRKILEAFPKTAHPMGVLSSLTSALTAFNPSSVNIESREDMYNAIVRIMAKFPVLVAWTMRKQKGMHLNYGQKSLGYVENLMFMMFKQPNEDFVINPIVKDALDKLLILHADHEQNCSTSTVRIVGSSHAGLFASLSAGISALWGPLHGGANQAVLEMLEGIRADGGDTKKYMAKAKDKNDPFRLMGFGHRVYKNFDPRAKIIKAAADDVLNDLGVEDPILDIARSLEQEALNDPYFVERKLYPNVDFYSGIIYRAMGIPTEMFTVMFALGRLPGWIAQWKEMRLNKEPIGRPRQIYTGENYRPFTGIEKR, encoded by the coding sequence ATGTCAGATACAGCTAAATTACAGATTGGAGATAAAACTTATGAGTTTCCACTTGTAAAGGGTACAGAAAATGAAGTAGCCATAGATATTAAAACCTTAAGAGGTGCAACCAATGGAATTATAACTATAGATCCAGGTTATAAGAACACAGGTTCATGTGAAAGTGCTATTACTTTCTTAGATGGAGAAAAAGGTATTTTACGTTATAGAGGCTATTCTATTGAAGAATTAGCTGAAAAAGCAGATTTTTTAGAAGTATCTTATGCATTAATATTTGGTAATTTACCTACAAAGGCAGAATTAGAAAAATTTCATAATGACATTAGAGATCATTCATTAGTAGATGATGATGTTAGAAAAATATTAGAAGCATTTCCAAAGACAGCACACCCAATGGGAGTATTGTCTTCTTTAACAAGTGCTTTAACTGCATTTAATCCATCTTCAGTTAATATTGAGTCTAGAGAAGATATGTACAACGCTATTGTACGTATTATGGCTAAATTTCCAGTATTAGTGGCTTGGACTATGCGTAAGCAAAAAGGAATGCACTTAAATTATGGACAAAAATCTTTAGGTTACGTAGAGAATTTAATGTTTATGATGTTTAAGCAACCAAATGAAGACTTTGTAATTAACCCTATTGTTAAAGATGCATTAGATAAATTATTAATTTTACATGCAGATCATGAGCAAAACTGTTCTACATCTACAGTAAGAATTGTAGGTTCTTCTCATGCTGGTTTATTTGCTTCTCTTTCTGCAGGAATTTCTGCACTTTGGGGACCATTACATGGTGGAGCAAATCAGGCTGTTTTAGAAATGCTAGAAGGAATTAGAGCTGATGGAGGTGATACTAAAAAGTACATGGCCAAAGCAAAAGATAAAAATGACCCTTTCCGTTTAATGGGATTTGGACATAGAGTTTATAAAAACTTCGATCCTAGAGCTAAAATTATTAAAGCTGCAGCAGATGATGTTTTAAATGATTTAGGAGTTGAAGATCCTATTTTAGATATCGCAAGAAGTTTAGAACAAGAAGCTTTAAATGATCCTTATTTTGTTGAAAGAAAATTATACCCGAATGTAGATTTTTATTCTGGTATTATATATAGAGCTATGGGGATTCCAACAGAAATGTTTACAGTAATGTTTGCTTTAGGACGCTTACCTGGTTGGATTGCTCAGTGGAAAGAAATGCGCCTTAACAAAGAGCCAATAGGTAGACCACGTCAAATATATACAGGTGAAAACTACAGACCTTTTACAGGTATAGAAAAAAGATAA
- a CDS encoding Arc family DNA binding domain-containing protein — protein MAKKKAFALRVNEDMIKAIEKWAADEFRSTNGQIEWMLMQALKEAKREPKKKEE, from the coding sequence ATGGCAAAGAAAAAAGCATTCGCGTTGCGAGTTAATGAAGACATGATAAAAGCTATTGAAAAATGGGCTGCAGATGAATTTCGTTCTACAAACGGACAGATAGAATGGATGCTTATGCAAGCACTAAAGGAAGCTAAAAGAGAACCAAAGAAAAAAGAAGAATAA
- a CDS encoding dimethylarginine dimethylaminohydrolase family protein has translation MLQLNIKNETSKLRAVILGTAKSNGGVPRVEDCYDPKSIEHVLAGTYPKESAMNLEMEAVAEILEKYNVQVFRPDIIENYNQIFARDIAFVIEDTFIEANILPDREKEYKAIDKVISQIDPSKVVVLPKECHVEGGDVMPWNEYIFVGTYSGSDYADYITARTNMDAVIALQELFPHKKVKSFELRKSNTNAKDNALHLDCCFQPIGKDKAILFKNGFLIEREYEWLVDFFGKENVFEITNEEMYNMNSNIFSISEEVIISEKNFTRLNTWLRENGFTVEEVAYSEISKQEGLLRCSTLPLIRD, from the coding sequence ATGTTACAATTAAATATTAAAAACGAAACATCTAAATTAAGAGCTGTTATCTTAGGAACTGCGAAAAGTAATGGAGGAGTGCCAAGGGTAGAAGATTGCTATGATCCTAAAAGTATAGAACATGTTCTAGCCGGAACATATCCTAAAGAATCTGCTATGAACTTAGAAATGGAAGCAGTTGCTGAAATTTTAGAAAAGTATAATGTACAAGTTTTTAGACCAGATATAATTGAAAATTATAATCAAATATTTGCTAGAGATATTGCTTTTGTAATTGAAGATACTTTTATAGAAGCCAATATTCTACCAGACAGAGAAAAAGAATATAAGGCAATAGATAAAGTAATCTCACAAATAGATCCTTCTAAAGTGGTTGTTTTACCCAAAGAGTGTCATGTTGAAGGTGGTGATGTAATGCCATGGAATGAATATATTTTTGTTGGTACCTATTCTGGAAGTGATTATGCAGATTATATTACAGCGCGTACAAATATGGACGCGGTAATTGCGCTACAAGAATTATTTCCTCATAAAAAAGTAAAGTCTTTTGAGTTAAGAAAATCGAATACCAATGCAAAGGATAATGCGTTGCATTTAGATTGCTGTTTTCAACCAATAGGAAAAGACAAGGCTATTCTTTTTAAAAACGGTTTTTTAATAGAAAGAGAATATGAATGGTTGGTAGATTTCTTTGGAAAGGAAAATGTTTTTGAAATTACAAATGAAGAAATGTATAACATGAATAGTAATATTTTTTCAATTTCTGAAGAAGTTATTATTTCTGAAAAAAACTTTACAAGATTAAATACTTGGCTTAGAGAAAATGGTTTTACTGTAGAGGAAGTTGCTTATTCTGAAATATCGAAGCAAGAAGGGTTACTTAGATGTTCTACATTGCCTTTAATAAGAGATTAA
- a CDS encoding DUF2490 domain-containing protein produces the protein MKNKIQIICLILYCFQVNAQSSAESKLGTWYMYNGSHKLTKNIKLTTSAHFRYYELATEYQQEIYRIGLNYAFNDKINVTGGSVYSITDKSYKKDAADLYEYRFYQDLNIKDNWNKIRVKHRVRLAQRFKRRNATNEIAHRIRYGLFLNYPISKNWETYTFSELFIKFATKAYSQNRTGAGILKKIDDNLKLKLGYFYTKFSNSDLHRLQVGIILKTDFTKKTI, from the coding sequence ATGAAAAACAAAATACAAATTATCTGTTTAATACTTTACTGTTTTCAAGTAAATGCACAATCTTCCGCTGAAAGCAAATTAGGTACTTGGTATATGTACAATGGTTCTCATAAACTTACTAAAAATATAAAACTTACAACCAGTGCCCATTTTAGATATTATGAATTAGCAACAGAATATCAACAAGAAATTTATAGAATAGGACTCAATTATGCTTTTAATGACAAAATTAACGTTACAGGCGGTAGTGTATACTCCATAACAGACAAATCTTATAAAAAGGATGCTGCAGATTTGTATGAATACCGTTTTTATCAAGATCTAAACATTAAAGATAATTGGAATAAAATTAGGGTAAAACATCGTGTACGGTTAGCCCAAAGATTTAAAAGAAGAAACGCAACAAATGAGATAGCACATAGAATACGATATGGTTTGTTTTTAAACTATCCTATTTCTAAAAATTGGGAAACCTATACTTTTAGCGAGCTTTTTATAAAATTTGCAACTAAAGCTTACAGCCAAAATAGAACGGGTGCAGGCATTCTTAAAAAAATCGATGATAATCTAAAACTAAAATTAGGTTACTTTTACACAAAATTTTCAAATAGTGACCTTCATCGGTTACAAGTAGGAATTATCTTAAAAACAGACTTTACAAAAAAAACAATTTAA
- a CDS encoding DUF819 domain-containing protein: protein MTTPTFTNDAIVFGILMLSLGFVFYTENIKSGFWHKFYKIVPGLFMAYFIPAIFTTAGIISPEWETLNTAGEIVTGKSQLYYISSRFLLPAALVLMTLSIDLKAIFNLGSKALIMFFTGTVGIIIGGPIAILLISIFSPETVGGSDFDAVWRGLSTLAGSWIGGGANQTAMLEIYKYNPAKYGGMVFVDIVVANVWMAILLIGIGKKDKIDKWLGADTSAIEDLKDKVSLFAKKVKRNPSVTDFMIILAIAFGTVGLGHFTAEYLSSFFGELVAGIESETWRNIFTFLGSSFFWLISISTVIAVILSFTKAKNYEGAGASKIGSVFIYILVATIGMKMDLAMIFDNVGLIAIGLVWMSIHAGLLVFVAKLIKAPYFFLALGSQANVGGAASAPIVAQAFHPSLATVGVLLAVFGYAIGTIGAILCTILMELSATL, encoded by the coding sequence ATGACAACACCCACTTTTACAAATGATGCAATCGTTTTTGGAATCTTAATGTTATCACTCGGTTTCGTTTTCTATACGGAAAATATAAAAAGTGGTTTCTGGCATAAATTTTACAAGATTGTACCAGGTTTATTTATGGCATATTTTATTCCTGCTATTTTTACTACTGCTGGCATTATATCCCCAGAATGGGAAACCTTAAATACGGCAGGTGAAATTGTAACAGGTAAATCGCAATTGTATTATATTTCTAGTCGATTTTTATTACCTGCAGCCTTAGTTTTAATGACATTAAGCATCGATTTAAAGGCTATTTTTAACCTAGGTTCTAAAGCATTAATAATGTTTTTTACAGGTACTGTAGGTATTATTATTGGAGGACCCATAGCTATTTTGTTAATTTCAATCTTCTCTCCAGAAACGGTTGGTGGATCTGATTTTGATGCTGTTTGGCGTGGTTTATCTACACTTGCAGGAAGTTGGATTGGTGGTGGAGCAAACCAAACTGCCATGTTAGAAATTTATAAATATAACCCTGCAAAATATGGAGGAATGGTGTTTGTAGATATTGTAGTTGCTAATGTTTGGATGGCTATTCTATTAATAGGAATTGGTAAAAAAGACAAAATAGACAAATGGTTAGGTGCAGATACTTCTGCCATAGAAGATTTAAAAGATAAAGTTTCTTTATTTGCTAAGAAAGTAAAAAGGAATCCTTCTGTAACAGACTTTATGATAATTCTTGCCATAGCTTTCGGTACGGTAGGTTTAGGTCATTTTACAGCAGAATATTTAAGTTCTTTTTTCGGTGAATTAGTTGCTGGTATCGAATCTGAAACTTGGAGAAACATCTTTACTTTCTTAGGTTCTAGTTTCTTTTGGTTGATTAGTATTTCTACAGTTATTGCAGTTATCTTATCTTTTACAAAAGCAAAAAATTACGAAGGCGCAGGAGCTAGTAAAATTGGAAGTGTATTTATTTACATTTTGGTTGCTACAATTGGTATGAAAATGGATTTAGCAATGATTTTTGACAATGTAGGATTAATTGCCATTGGTCTTGTTTGGATGTCTATTCATGCTGGATTATTAGTATTCGTTGCCAAATTAATAAAAGCTCCTTATTTCTTTCTAGCACTTGGTAGTCAAGCAAATGTTGGAGGTGCAGCTTCTGCCCCAATTGTAGCGCAAGCATTTCACCCTTCTTTAGCTACTGTTGGTGTTTTATTAGCTGTTTTTGGATATGCCATAGGAACAATTGGTGCTATTTTATGTACCATTTTAATGGAATTATCAGCAACACTTTAA